GCTGGGGAAACCTGATTGAGGTTTTTTGCCCCTTAAAGCAACTATCATTCCTTAACTATCAGAGAGAAGTATAATCAGCCACATATGAAGGCATTCCATTTTTCCTAGCAGCAGACTAAATTTTTTCATCTGCAGGAACTGATATATGTCTGAAtcaaaatgagagagaagaaattgAGCTAATTACATAAGGTAAGGGCTGAATCCAGATAATTGTAATAGAGTTcacttcttaaaattttattatgtttctaGACTACGACTTAGGAATCAGTAGTAGTTTACCAGGGGAAAATTCACTTTCCTCCCTAGTATTTTGCCAAAAGGGAGATGACATTTCAGATAACAGGAGAAAACATCTTGACTGCTTTTCTCAAACATGGAGTGCCCTCTAGAGTAGATACTGAATTCTGTGGAGAAACTTTTAGCCCTTGCCTCACCCAATCCTCTCCCTGTGTGGTGCAGATTAGAAAGGAATAACTCAGGATAGACCACCTCTGAGCAAAACCCTTTGACTgaatttttcatgtataaaaagaaaaaagactcaaATCAGATACATCTTCATGGTATGTGATGttacaaaaattatattactTTCTTGGATGATTTGAAACTCTTATAGTTAGGATCAGGAAAATTTTTACTGGACTTAAATGAAACAAAGTCAGAAAGTTCCAAGGAAAAACACAAGTGGAATTTAAATCAGTATTTATTTCTGACCAAAGAGGAATCAGGAGTTGGGTTTTTAGGAAGATGAGGTGGTCAGGTTCTCACAGTGATATTTTGTGTATCTCCAGACCTATACTGCTTTTCTTCTGAATTGGGGTCTTGGCACAAGCGGTAAAAGCCACCACTTTCGGCAACATAATTTGTGTGTTGTACAGAGACCAATGCTTTCTTCTGTTGTATCACAGCTGTTTTTTCTGCAGACACCTTGCAGCTGAACACACAAATTTGAACTATGGCTCATACCACACCTGGCTGCATAAAACAGAAGAAGCAAGATTATTAACCCATTTCTGAATCTCTTGGAACTCTTGGGAAAAAAAGCTAATGTCAAAACATGTCTTTCTCCTCTGAGTTTGTGCTTACAAGTACACAGGATAGTGGAAGGTTGACTAAGTTTGATGACTGAGAGTTGTTTTTACAACTGACTTTTCTATTCTTCCACTCCTCTTAGCTTACCCTTTCCTGGTCCTTCTATCTTTCTGAGATAATTTTTCTGGGAAAGGTAGTAAGAGAAAGTATGAAAGGATGTCATTAATATGTAATGCTTGCActaatttttgaaagaaattaagggTTCTAGTGAAGAATGGATGGCAATGAAGACAATGTTCTAGAGAAAGAAGCAGATGGGATCAAAAACTATCTCTTTTCAAGAGACTGTagtaagaaggaaagaattggGAATGAAGTCAAGTGATTTTGAGTAGTTGAAAAGGGTTAAAGAGAAAGTTTAAATGATCttcattttatcaaataaatATGAGACAAGTTTCCTCAAGGGATTTTGAGTTGttgataaagagaaaagagagagtatAATGTTTTTagtagatacttaacaaatgtttgttgaatttgattgaataaaaaaacaaaaaaagaagagtcTGGGTTAGAGGCTTATTTGACACTTCATAAgagagggattaagtgactatGATGCCATTTTGAGACTGGTTTTAGCTGTTGTATGATATTATAGATCCAGAAAGGCCTGAATTAGCTGAACTTTTTGTAGAGATGCCAAAAGCAACAACAAGGATTATTCTGAAGTGGTTTAATGATATATTATAATGAGTTCTTAATCTAGGatcactgaattttaaaaatgtatatttt
The DNA window shown above is from Sminthopsis crassicaudata isolate SCR6 chromosome 2, ASM4859323v1, whole genome shotgun sequence and carries:
- the DEFB130B gene encoding beta-defensin 130B is translated as MRIMFLFSVLLLFEALIPPARCGMSHSSNLCVQLQGVCRKNSCDTTEESIGLCTTHKLCCRKWWLLPLVPRPQFRRKAV